In Miscanthus floridulus cultivar M001 chromosome 8, ASM1932011v1, whole genome shotgun sequence, the sequence TCGCTGCGGAGTCgctggagcgtggcgcggcgcaCTCGATCGACTCCGATCcgcgcggcggcgatggagtcccAGGCCTCCTTGGCCGATCCCTTCTCGGACAGCGGCATCTGCATCTCCTGTGGCACGGCGGCGATGATCGCCTCCACCGTGCGCCTGTCCTCATGGTATGGCAGGTCCTGGTACTCGATCGCATCCCAGAGTTGCCGCGCCTGGAGCTTCAGCTTCATGATCGAGGCCCACTCATGGTAATTTGTCTTGTTGAGCATCGGCCAGGTGGAACTTGCGCCAGAGTCCTTGTACACGGTCTGGATCACCGGCGAGCGGCCCCTGGCCCGTCCGCGGCGGCGATCCTGATCCCGATCGGGCGACCGCGTCTGCCTGCGCTCGCGCTCCGGACTCCTCCGCGGAAACGGGCGGCGATCACGCTGCGGATCCTCCTCCACCAACTCTCGACGCAGAGCCGCGGCCGTGGCGGCTGCGttccgagctgctgctgctgcggcctccgcggcctgctgcgcctgcgcggctgcggcctctgccgcggccagacgctgcgcccggtgctcggcggcggcggctgctgctgctgctctctctgcggAGGTGGCCATACTATTCCCTATCTCTCAACCGGCtctagataccaattgttggctgccagagggcagcttggccaacaggccgcttggattgtattgcaaaaatgacttagagatacaaagatgctaaccactgcatatataggcaagtggtgtacctactccttagcatattctaactgcataaagcagatgctatgattcctacttggttgccaaggcaccatgatcaacttggttgccaaggaaacACATTACAGTGAATAGTAAATATCTATAGCAGGTaacatgaaaaacaagaacactaggctaactactgacagTTTCGATCAAAACCACCAATGATAAGGCATATCATCAATTGTTGGTTAATTGGTATCATCAATTGTTGGTTAATTTGTATCATCAATTGTTGGTTGATTTGTGCTGGACAAGAGTATGCATCATAAATAGAGGCTTGCATACCTGCTGTAACCTTTAGCATCTGGTAGCTGGTAGGCGTCAACATCGCCTATGGTTCCAATAATAGCTTTTGTGAGTGCATCATCATCCATTTCTAGCTCTCTGAGGAATCTTGCTGTCTCGTCATAGACCTCTAGTGTTTTCAGTAAGTTTGGATCACGATATGATAAATATGAGAACACTCCTGAAACAGTAAACAATATTTAGCACTGTGTGAATAGTTACCATGCAGAAAGCGTAACACATAACTATAATAATAAATATGAATGGGCAACGGAACATTTTTCTTATTGTTTTACTAGTTATATAGAAAATGTTGAAATAACAAATCATCAAACAGAGCTAGAATAGAACCTGAATGGGTGTCAAAATCACAAAATCCTCCATATGCACCACCGCTAACTCGAACACGATCCCATAGCCATGTATTGCTTATGTGCTTTGAGATGACATAGGCGCTTCCATTGAGCTGGTATCCACTTTGGTAAAGGTTTCCAGCTTTTCCAACATAATTAACCTTCAACAACGGATAAAATGATATTGAAAATTTTCAATATGCCAAATTGCCAATGAGTAATAATCTCTCCGTGATTGCTGAAAGCATTCAGACAACTAGCCATTACCTGAGTTGGGACAACAATGGCTTCATTCACAGAAGGTAGCCGAGAAAGCCATGGATCACTTCCAAGGGATGGGCTACTTGGGAGTgaatcaagaaatttggcaataTGTTGGCTtgatttttcaagatttttccaGTCACTTGTTAGGTTGATCAAGCAACCATTCTTGGAAAAGAGTGATTTTCTCATTTCCTCGAGTGAAGATGATATGCTGACCCAGTCTTGATCAATCTTAGTTTCCAGGTCCCGCAGATACTCAAGATAACTGCCAACAGCAACATATAGATAAACGAATATCTCACATGGCAGCATGTTGATAAGAATTATGGCTACTTGAAGACAACTGCACTTCTTATAAATGGCTTCTCAAAGCACTGAAAGCAAAATCCATCacacaaaagaaagaaaaaagaagaataaaCCAAGAAACTAAATCATAGATGTAAGCTACAGTAGTCTAGCACAGAGCACTCCGGGTATATGCATACAGGGTGGTAATGATAAATTCCATTCTGGGAACCAGCCGACCTGACAATCCACATATGTGCATATAACACAAAGAATCTTACCTAACACCACCCATTTGTTCAGAAATCCATCCAGCTGCATTTAACTTAGCATCCATTCTAGCAGCTGCTATGCCATGGCCACTGCCCCTCAATCGATTCTGTATTGGACAAAGTATTAAATAACCAGATCAAAACCATGCTTATGACATTATATAGCACAAAGATGCCAGTTTATTACCTCCATTCTTGCTTTACTTTGAGAAACAAACTGCTTGAACCTCTGCTGTTCTGTGAATTGAACATCTTGAAGAATGATGTACATCTGAAATAACAGAAAAGTCATTTATTTTCATTATGTAAATATGATAGCAGCAATTGTCTGACAAGATCAGTTCTCATGCAAGTCAACAAATTAACCAGCAAGCATGTCTTCTACACCTGGCATTCCCTTTGCCAATATGGTCCACATACAACATTATCAAACACATACCAGATTAAACAAATCTTCTACTCGTGGCGCCATTGCCTTTCCCCGAACGATGATGCGAGTAAGAGGATCTTCTTTTCCCCTAACCGATGACGTGAATGGGTAAACTGATATGCCTCCAGTTTTTCTACCAATTAATTGATTAAGTTGCACAAAGTCCATGTCTTTTGTGCCCATCTCCAGTAAGGATTGGCTGGTACACATGCTCATAATTAGTTCAAAAGCCATATAATATGCAGGAATATCTTCATGATAGATCAACAGCAGTGCATCAGTCAACCAGCTCACCAGAACAATGGCAACAATTGCAGATGTTCTTTCTTCATTGAACCCATATCAAATACAACCTCAGAGTAGACGACATCATTGgtgaagagatcatgttgcaaaacCTTGACACCGTTTATCTCTCCAACCTACATGTGTTTGTCATTTACCATCAATTTGTAGTCTACATATAAAACAGCAAAATGAAGAAGATAAAGAAATATAACCTACCCAGGAAAAGAAAGGTAACACTACTCATTATCTTAAAATTTTAAAAGTTTATAATTCGAAGATTATCAACTGCCCAATACATATCCTGAGAAAAATATTTATGATATACTCGATTGGTAACTTTTGCTGATAGATAGAGAAGCATTCAGCCTGCACCAATAAGTGGCACAGAATTTCTTACTGTGCAGGGTAAGGAGGCATATGGTACACAGAAGTTAGATTGTCTTAGAAATTTTGTGCTATCCGCTAAAAAGACTTTTAAGTTCACCAATGTCACATTAACTCTTTATTTAGGTGAAAGTTTCAGAAAATAGGGAATCTGAAAAATCTACATCAAACACATATTGGCTTCTAAATAATTTTCCTCGTTACCAAGTTGTAGTAATAACTTCTGGCCAGCAGCCCAATACATGTAACTCCCATCAAGGCTAGATTTTTCATAACAAGTTTATATTTAGCTTAGCACTAAGCTGGGCAGACTGCTGATTTCTTCATAAACTACTTGGAAAACTAAGAACTAGGAACAATTCAAATAGAACACTAGGCTAGAtttcatgatttatttattttttttataaaaaaaatgcaGAACATTGGCCAAATATGTCACAATTGCGAGCCAAAGAACTACCTCAATTGGTACATGAGTAGGCTTTTTTGGGATATCTTGCAATGACAGACTAGGAACAGCCTTGAGAGCTTCTGGAGGATCTGGTGtttcttgtttttcctttagctccTTTGTAGCACGTGCCAACTCCGCAAGATCTTCCTGAGTCATGCTAGCTTTCACTTGTTTTAGGATTTCTTTCTCAGCTGCTTCATCACGTGATGCTTTCTCTGGATCAGGCTGCACATTGAAGGTTTAAATTTGAAGTATATCTGAGCCATAAAAAAGCTAGTTCGGTGTACACAATATGAAGGGAGAAGTTCTCTACTGACCTGCATTTCAACTGTGACACGATGTGAATTCTTCAAAATAAATTTCTCAATGAGCGGTGAGAACACAGCTTTTGATCCCTCCTCTGCAATTCGTGCTTTTAATTGCTGCAGTGGCTGTTCATATTTTAGAGGCTCAAAAGGGTCCATATCATATATCCATTTCCCCTGCATTTTTTTTTGTGAAGACAGTACATGAATATCTTCAAACATATGGATTTTCTTAAAATGAAAATCATGAGATAGTTATTCATACAATTGAACGAAGCATCAGTGACAAGCCTCGAGGGAATGACCCTGTGTTGTTCTCCCTAAGAGAAAATTCGATCGTGTTCATGGAAGCCTCCACCGCTTCTGTTGCAAATCCTTCCTCTGCCAAATTCTTCAAAGTTTGCATAACCAACTCTTCAACTTTTTGAATATTATCCTCTGATACACCTTTCAGGCCTATGCTAAATTGTGGTTGAAGGAGCTCATCCTCAACACCACCTCCCACAATAGCTTCTCCTAGACCACTTTCAAGAAGAATCCTTCTAAGTGGTGAAGCTGGAGTCCCCAGCAATAGATGATCCAGGAAACCAAGTGCAAGCTCAGTTTCTACATCTAATGGCTCCTCTGACAAAAGCCAATTGATGCACACCATATATTTCTTTGTCAAATCACCTTCTTGACCAGCAGGATACTTCTCTATGATCCTCACAGGTTCTTTGAATAGCCTCTGTGGCCAAACCTTTGATTCATTAGGAGCAGGGCTGGCTTCAAACTGGTCAAGGTATTCTACAGAAGAAAGGGGAAAGAAAAGGATAGACATTTTACAAGGGATAAGAAACAGGAAACTTGGAGGATCATGAAAAAGGTGGTTAAAAAAACAGCAGCCATGCGAGTACAATCAGTATTTGCTTTTAGATTTGCAACTTACCACTTAGAACGCGTAGACGCTCTTTTGGGTCATCATCACCATAGAACCAGATCCTAGCATTGCTTGGATGATAATACTTACTATGGAACTCCTGCAGACGAGCAAGACATACAAGTAATTAACAGCTAACTAAGCAACCAATATTAGCTTAGTGATACTCCAAAAGATAAAGATAATTTTTGTTGGTGCTAGAATGAAATCTGGTGAGGTGATCTAGCACTTGTTTTTTTATACATCACAATGAAAACCACCAATTATTAAAATTAACTCTAAAGAGTAAAGGGCCCAAGCAATAGCTAACAGCTCAAAGGAAACTACATCATGAAGCACTGCATTGCTGGTACAAAGTATATACAAGCAAATGACATGGTAAGTACCAATAAGTGAGGATCCAAAATTTGGATTTAGATTGATAACAAACCTTGAATTCTTCAAAAGTAAGCTTTGGGATTTCATTTGGGTCCCCACCACTATCAACACCATATGTGTTATCAGGGGAAAGTGCCTGCAGAATGTTCTGAAAAGTTAGTCCTTGTACTTGTAACAACTGGAAAAATAAGATCATGAAAAGAGAGGCCATAAAAAATGCCTACGAACAGAAAAAAAGAAGCACCCAGGTCTATTAGCACAAACAGATAAAATGGAAAAGAATCTATCAAGGAAGCATATACTAATAAAGTTACTGCAACCTACTGTACTAAAGCTTAGAATAAAACTAGTATAAACTTTAAACAAGAAAGCAGAATGAATACAGGTGAAATGCAACATCTCTGGACCCAGGTTCATTGTAATGCTTAGTCAAGCAACTCATCAGAAAAAAAGAGCAATATACCAACCTATAGGCCTGGACCTGGTCTCATCTGGTAATGATAGTACATAAACTAACCAAAATTCAACTAATTATATGGTCAAACCATCAAAGTTCAATCTCAGCAATAGATTAAGGTAGTAGAAGGGCCTGATCATGTTATGCCCTTTGACAAGGAGATATCAGGGCAATATCGTGTAAAGGATAATAAGATATGCAATCGCATTGCATTCTCCTAAAGGCTAGTAAAATCGAACAAGATGCCAAGAAATTTAACACCTGAAACAGAACACTAATTTACCTGTTGGGATACACGTCCCATTATGTTATCAGGTTGAGAGTAAACTCCTTTCATCTCATTGAAGACGACACCTAAAATTGTTAAAGGTTTATATTCGAATGCATTTTGAATGACAAGTAATATCACATGTAAATTTGCTTGCTCTATTAAGTTAGATTGAGCAAACAAACCTTTGTATGTTATCTCTTCTTCAGGGTTGTCAAGCTCATAGTGCCAACCTTCTTGTTGAAATGTTTGGAAGTCGTCAACACATTTAGGGAAAAAGACTGCATCAAGGTATACGTCTACCAAGTTGTAAAAATCCTGGAAAGCAACCAAGTGTACGATGATAATGTTAAACAAAGAGTTGCTGAACAAATGATGCAAGCACATTTGTGGTCATTAGGTCTTACCTTAGTGTTTGTTGATGCAACCGGATAACATGTCCGATCTGGATATGTGAATGCATTCAGGAATGTATGCAGACTACCCTTTAGGAGCTCCACAAATGGTTCTTTTAAAGGGTATTTTCTTGATCCACAGAGAACACTATGTTCAAGGATGTGGGGTATGCCAGTCGAATTTTTCCTGGTCAcaaaaataatcttctttaaaaCACGAAAATAAGCTTACATGCGATGATTCATTCTTTCACTATATGTGCCTCCTCATTTTTTTGTACAGCAAATCCTATGTGTAATGAACATCGGAATACTAATTTACCATAGACAAAACAAAGAAGCAAGGATTAACTGCACTTACGGAGGGGTACGGAAAACAATGCCAAACACTTtattctcatcatcatttgacaCAGACATCACTTCAGCCCCCGTCTTCTTGTGCTTGTAAAGAACAGCAGTTGATTTGCACTCATCTATAGTCTGTTCAGAGACCTTTTCAAATCCAAGCTTTGCGGCATACTCATGTACGTCATCTGTATCTGCTTATGTCAGAAGAAAGAGATCACACATTTGATGAACATATGGCCTTAATTTTTTCAAATAACAAAAGGATGCAGGCTGAATGATGGCTTCTTTTCAAGTAGCATATAAATTGGCCTTCCCCAACGCTGCTTTTTTACTAGTAGCCCCAAGAGCCATGTAGGATCGGATAAAAAAAGTATGTGCTCTGCACTTGTCATAGTGGCTTGCAAAAGCTACGTATGCTTGGGGAGAGAGAAGGTGGTCCATGCTAAAAAAGAAGAGGGAGAGGAAATAAAGGTAAGCATGATCAAAGGaaaagtttctttgcaaaccacAAGTAGTGATAGTTTGCATTGTGTAAATAGTAGTCTCAACATTTCCTAGTCTATGTGGATCACTTTATTCGTACTAGAACCACTAAGAGTGTTAGCCTCCATTGGTGGTGCCCTATCAGCTCCAGCAGCCTCATGTCAACACTATGAGCAAAAATCACAGGGCAAATGCATGATTTATGTGCCAAAGAAATGAAGAATCAATCATGAGACCTAAAACAGTACACAAAGGGAAACCCCACCATACACTAGCCATCATTTTCATTCCAAACCAACTATACAGTTCGCAGCGATTCAACACATTGCCTCCTTTTGCTTCGGCAATTGCAAGTAAAATAGCACACCTCACAACCCCTTGTTCCGCTACAGATCGTTCCAAACAGAAGCAGTTCTGTTCTCACCATAGGGCACAGGAGAGGGCGAGGTAGATACAGCGGGGGCGGACAGCCTCCGCGCGAGCTGGGGCGCAGCGACCGGCCAGTATCGGCCGGAGCAGTGCAGCGGCGCCGCCGCGGCCAGGAATCGCGCGCCGCCGCGGGGCAGAGCCGAGTAGCCGCGCGCCGGGAGTGAGAACGAGGACGCCCGGCGTGCCAAGGATGAGGCCGCGGCGGCGGGCACGACGACGGACCTGCCCCTGCGGCAGCGGTGTAGGAGGCGGCGGCCTGAAGTGCGGAGCAACGCCACCCGCTCCATGCCGCCGGTGTCCAGCTTGCCGGTCTGCCTCTGGACTCTGGAGTTCTGGATTGGAGTTACGGGCGGCGTAGGTTGTTGCTGGGAGTGGGACTGCGATTAGGCTTTCGGTTCGTTTCCTGGGCTGTCCCGGTGGCGAGGTTTTTGCTTGGGCTTAAAGAAGCTGACGAGGAgaggagaaaaatcttgagttttTTTCTGGTGGATTTTTTTATGGCTGGGATTGATCTATGGAATTTCGTTTGGCTGATGGTGAGTTGGTGTGAATTGTGGTACACGCAAAGTGTTTGGGAATTTTGGCGTCTTTTGGACGTGTCTTCAGCGTGGACATTGAAGGGACGTAGAGTTTTGCAAGTTTGTCTTCGGTGTTTTGAATTCTACTGTACCTTTTTCCGAATAAAAGGACCTTTTATAGAATTCCAATtaccatttttatttttatttcatttCATTGGCATGGCTACAATTTTGGCTCTCTTCGAagcatattttttctaaaaaaaataaaactcaaGTTGGGCCTTCCAGCCTCGGTACACCGCCAAATCCATAGTGTAGGCCCATGGGCAGGCAAATGCCCTTCCGCCTGTTTAACTGAAACCGCATAAATTTGCTATGAGGTGGAACCCCCCAACCCAAGAAGGCAACACTTGCTCGTTTACATTAGTCTACGCCACGTTTGTATCCACCTCTTGCGCCTTTCTTTTCCGCCTCAAAACCTCCTCGCTCCTCGCCGCGACGTGCATCTCCGTAGACCATACCCAACGCGATGGAGATCATGTCACCGCGGCCAACGCAGGAGTTCCTGCTCGACAACGCGGCCGCCGGCGCCTACACCCCAAAGTCCGCGATCATGAACCCGTTCGCCTCCACCGACGACGTGGCGGCGGGCAACCCCTTCCTGGCCACCACGGCGGTGACGGCGCCCCCGTCGCCCAACCCGTTCGAGCAACTCCCTCCCGGCGCCGACCCCTTCGACCTCTTCCAGCACTTCACCAGCGCTCCCACCAGCCCGGCGCGGGCCGCCGCCATATACGCGCAGTTCGACAGCGTCAACGGCGGCGGCGaaaaggacgacgacgacgacgtgggtTTCCAGCCCCGCGTGTCTTACTCTATGTCTAAGCCAATGGTCACCTCCACCGTGCCATTCGACTGGGAAGAGAAGCCAGGGAAGCCGAAGGCCGAGTTCGCCAGCGTGGCCGCGACGACTGTGGAAGCGGGCGAGATGGACGACGCGGACTTCGACTTCGGCGTCCTCCTCGACAAGGCCTCCGCGCAGGCGCAAGAACTGACGACGGCGGACGAGCTCTTCGACGAGGGCAAGATCCGACCTCTGAAGCCTCCGCCGCGTTTACTCGAAAGCGGAAGTGTGGGGTCCTCGCCACGATCGGCGAGGTCCGTGATGTGGTCTCCCCGGCTCCGGGCCCGCCTGACAGGGCCTGGCAGTGCCAATGCCAACTTCGACCCGTTCGCCGCCGCGCTGGCCAAGGCGGCCAATGCCCCCTCCCCTCCTGGCGCCGGCGCCAAACACGACGCGGGCGGCGTCGACTCAGCCTCTTCTCCCATGGATCCCGACGCTGCCACGCCCCCGCCCTCCACTCCTCCGGCCACCAGTAATGGCGGCGGCAGGAAGAAGTGGCGGCTCAGAGACCTGCTCCTCTTCCGGAGGGCAACCAAAGGCCGGACCGCCGGCAACATTAGCAAGGACCCGGTATTCAAGTACGCACCGGTGCAAGTGCAACAGCCGGTGAAGGCGGCGAGCGCAGGACCCTCGGCTGCCGATGGCCACGCCTCGGCCGGCAAGAACAAGAAGGCGGCGGCAGCAGAGGGCGGCATGCCGATGCCGCAGCGGCAGAACCTAATGGGTTGCGTCCGGCTGCACCCGGGCCTTCACCGGCTGGCCAAAGGGTTCCACGGCCACCTGGAGCACCTCGGCGGCCGCGGCGCCGCCAGGTCGGCGACGTGAAAGGGTAAACGTTTCTTGGAACAACGATAACCATTATTCGTTGTGGCATTGCGCCATTTGCTACCCAGTGTACCGTGTACAATTCGGTTAGTTTTTTTTCAGTGTTCTGTTTGGGCTTCGGTTTACTCTCTACCGGGATGTATTATTAAACGACAATGATAGAAGAGATTATgcaatactactacaactatcacttgGATTGCTTGAGACGTGCTTCATTTTATGGAGAAAACCAGCGCCGGCCCCTGCTGAGTCCGGCAGTCCGTGTCCGGTGTCTTCCTGCAGCGAGAGCTGTGAGCAAGCCTGGTGCAGAAATCACCGGGCGGAGGTGAGCTCGTCGGTAATGGTGGCCCCGTCCGCCACTCCACGACATAATTGTTGTCAGGTGACTCGATTGACGACGTGGTTTGAACACGCTGACATGCCAACCGGTTGTTCTTACCGACAGTAGTCGAGCAATTTTGTGTCGTCGTGCAATGAATCAGGGATCTAAGGGCGCGTTTACATGCAAAGTTTTTtgaattttggctactgtagcactttcgtttgtatttagcaattagtgtctaattataaactaattaggtttgaaagtttcgtctcgcgatttctcacccaactgtgcaattagttttttttttttttgtctacatttagtactccatgcatgtgccgcaagattcgatgtgataggtactgcacaaatttttttggaaactaaacctgCCCTAATCTGTTAACTATACACACACACGTAACTTTCATTAGGTGTAAACATCGCTGTAAAGTCAATTTGATCGTTAGTGCTATTCGCTGATAAATCATGTTGTGATCTTTGGTCATCCTACGTGTACGGCAATTATCTTCAAGCCGACCACAATAAGCCATACGAGACTTGTTGAGGAAAGTGCTGGTCATGTTCTGAACCTGTGCACGTCTGCATCACCACACAGATAATTAACATGCAGATCACTTCACAGACACAGATCACACGTCTTAACCGCTAATGATGCGGCAGTGTGACCACCTGAATCGGATTACATTCGCAGAATTATTTGACTGCCTGCCCTGACATTCCATTCCTCTCGCCCGGGTCAAACACAACGTGCCGATGTCACCCCAATCCAAGCCACGAACAGATGTTTCCCTGCCCGGGCAACCACCGCGCCCCTTTTTTTAGTGAAACGTGCAATGCATCTTCTTGAACAAGTCGGCGCAGCACGTACATACACATGAGGGTTTGGACGATTTGGTTGGGATGAATCTTGCACGATGCAACGTTGCGGGTCACGACTCACAAGAAGGCACGTATGTTTTGGACGACAAGCAGTGcttgttataaaacatgttgccaTTAGAATCTTTTTCTctccgtctctcatgatcaacataGTAGATAAAAATAGAACATATAGACATAAAAGATAGGAAGTTTATTCTTTATTTCTCTGAATATCAGTcattacaacatagagctcccatatatatatagtccTGCCAAGGTTTAAGAGTTTGGTAAAAGCCCACATACAAACGGACTAGGATTAAGATTTCACCTTCTCATTTACTTCTATGATAGAGTCTGTATATTTTACAACACTCCCCCTTAGACGATTACTACGATATGcacatgcctcattaaaaacttcaTCCGAAAATTCAGTGGGAAAAAACGGTTCTTGGAGAAAAGAGTACATCGTATTCGTTAATTGCGTTGCATATGTTGTCTCATTAAAAAATTTATGTGAGAAACCTTCGAGTAAAAATTCACATAggaaaaagagtacaacatttaaccttcttgatcatgtattcttcaggatattctattcttcatgaatagatatttatcttcAAGATCTATGCATAAACTTCAATATTTTAGCAAATATGATGTACTTGATATTTGTAATTTTAGTGGTTTACCTTTAAGGTAGATTTAATCAGATATGCTCCCCCTCATAAAGCCATAGTTTGAACTTCATTATTCAAATATCACTTTTTATAATTGTGTGGTTAACTAATGGTATGCAGTACCATAATACTATATCTTTCAAAAGATGGCTCCTAATTCTTCTATGAATTATAATACAAGTataaacaagagcaatatgcttcatgcataatgaccacttattagttgtgcaaaataaataaaatttatCCTTTAGGGTAAAATCCTTTCAAAGGATTATAGGGGTAAATAAGT encodes:
- the LOC136474916 gene encoding uncharacterized protein, with product MEIMSPRPTQEFLLDNAAAGAYTPKSAIMNPFASTDDVAAGNPFLATTAVTAPPSPNPFEQLPPGADPFDLFQHFTSAPTSPARAAAIYAQFDSVNGGGEKDDDDDVGFQPRVSYSMSKPMVTSTVPFDWEEKPGKPKAEFASVAATTVEAGEMDDADFDFGVLLDKASAQAQELTTADELFDEGKIRPLKPPPRLLESGSVGSSPRSARSVMWSPRLRARLTGPGSANANFDPFAAALAKAANAPSPPGAGAKHDAGGVDSASSPMDPDAATPPPSTPPATSNGGGRKKWRLRDLLLFRRATKGRTAGNISKDPVFKYAPVQVQQPVKAASAGPSAADGHASAGKNKKAAAAEGGMPMPQRQNLMGCVRLHPGLHRLAKGFHGHLEHLGGRGAARSAT
- the LOC136478123 gene encoding presequence protease 1, chloroplastic/mitochondrial-like translates to MERVALLRTSGRRLLHRCRRGRSVVVPAAAASSLARRASSFSLPARGYSALPRGGARFLAAAAPLHCSGRYWPVAAPQLARRLSAPAVSTSPSPVPYDTDDVHEYAAKLGFEKVSEQTIDECKSTAVLYKHKKTGAEVMSVSNDDENKVFGIVFRTPPKNSTGIPHILEHSVLCGSRKYPLKEPFVELLKGSLHTFLNAFTYPDRTCYPVASTNTKDFYNLVDVYLDAVFFPKCVDDFQTFQQEGWHYELDNPEEEITYKGVVFNEMKGVYSQPDNIMGRVSQQALSPDNTYGVDSGGDPNEIPKLTFEEFKEFHSKYYHPSNARIWFYGDDDPKERLRVLSEYLDQFEASPAPNESKVWPQRLFKEPVRIIEKYPAGQEGDLTKKYMVCINWLLSEEPLDVETELALGFLDHLLLGTPASPLRRILLESGLGEAIVGGGVEDELLQPQFSIGLKGVSEDNIQKVEELVMQTLKNLAEEGFATEAVEASMNTIEFSLRENNTGSFPRGLSLMLRSIGKWIYDMDPFEPLKYEQPLQQLKARIAEEGSKAVFSPLIEKFILKNSHRVTVEMQPDPEKASRDEAAEKEILKQVKASMTQEDLAELARATKELKEKQETPDPPEALKAVPSLSLQDIPKKPTHVPIEVGEINGVKVLQHDLFTNDVVYSEVVFDMGSMKKEHLQLLPLFCQSLLEMGTKDMDFVQLNQLIGRKTGGISVYPFTSSVRGKEDPLTRIIVRGKAMAPRVEDLFNLMYIILQDVQFTEQQRFKQFVSQSKARMENRLRGSGHGIAAARMDAKLNAAGWISEQMGGVSYLEYLRDLETKIDQDWVSISSSLEEMRKSLFSKNGCLINLTSDWKNLEKSSQHIAKFLDSLPSSPSLGSDPWLSRLPSVNEAIVVPTQVNYVGKAGNLYQSGYQLNGSAYVISKHISNTWLWDRVRVSGGAYGGFCDFDTHSGVFSYLSYRDPNLLKTLEVYDETARFLRELEMDDDALTKAIIGTIGDVDAYQLPDAKGYSSLMRYLLGITDEERQQRRAEILSTSPKDFKEFADAVETIKDNGVVVAVASPDDVEAANKENLVFPEVKKCL